In Azospirillum baldaniorum, one DNA window encodes the following:
- the mmsB gene encoding 3-hydroxyisobutyrate dehydrogenase, giving the protein MATIAFIGLGNMGAPMMRNLLKAGHTVLAFDLSEAACTAARDAGATIATGPGAAAGEAEVVVTMLPAGKHVREVYTAPDGIIAKAKPGSLFIDSSTVDVDSARFVAAAAEAAGHAMVDAPVSGGVGGAEAATLTFMVGGSDTAFRRAEPILSAMGKAIVHTGGPGNGQAAKICNNMILGISMLGVSEAFALAEKLGLGSQKLFDVASKSSGQCWSLTSYCPVPGPVPTSPANRDYQPGFAAALMLKDLKLAVEAGQSTGSPLPLGGEAAQMYALFCNAGFGGKDFSGIVNLLRGKP; this is encoded by the coding sequence ATGGCGACGATCGCCTTTATCGGTCTGGGCAACATGGGTGCGCCGATGATGCGCAACCTGCTGAAGGCCGGCCACACCGTCCTGGCCTTCGACCTGTCGGAAGCCGCATGCACCGCGGCGCGCGACGCCGGCGCCACCATCGCCACAGGCCCCGGCGCCGCGGCGGGGGAAGCCGAGGTGGTCGTGACCATGCTGCCCGCCGGCAAGCATGTGCGCGAGGTCTACACGGCACCCGACGGCATCATCGCCAAGGCCAAGCCGGGCAGCCTGTTCATCGACAGCTCCACCGTGGACGTGGACAGCGCCCGCTTCGTCGCCGCGGCGGCGGAGGCGGCGGGCCACGCCATGGTCGACGCGCCGGTGTCCGGCGGCGTCGGCGGGGCCGAGGCGGCGACTCTGACCTTCATGGTCGGCGGCAGCGACACCGCCTTCCGCCGCGCCGAGCCGATCCTGTCGGCGATGGGCAAGGCCATCGTGCACACCGGCGGGCCGGGCAACGGCCAGGCGGCGAAGATCTGCAACAACATGATCCTCGGCATCTCGATGCTCGGCGTGTCGGAGGCCTTCGCGCTGGCCGAGAAGCTGGGGCTGGGGTCGCAGAAGCTGTTCGACGTGGCGTCCAAGTCGTCGGGCCAGTGCTGGTCGCTGACCAGCTATTGCCCGGTTCCGGGTCCGGTCCCGACCTCGCCGGCCAACCGCGACTACCAGCCGGGCTTCGCCGCGGCGCTGATGCTGAAGGACCTGAAGCTGGCGGTCGAGGCCGGGCAGAGCACCGGCAGCCCGCTCCCGCTCGGCGGCGAGGCGGCGCAGATGTACGCGCTGTTCTGCAACGCCGGCTTCGGGGGCAAGGACTTCTCCGGCATCGTCAACCTGCTGCGCGGGAAGCCGTAA
- a CDS encoding AMP-binding protein, giving the protein MARPDSDTETAPAGASGGTQSLERALALLRAVASHGADGARLADLMGDTALSKATAHRLLTALARERFIDQDPRSRRYHLGPELDALGRIAAARHRPEGASDVPAPGPATVQPTAFLRPDYQGEAIPLADLLCDRHARADGARAALLHESVAGQTTELSFARLARDSARFAAVLRGLGVGRGDRVAVLLPKGAELLIAALAIWRLGGVYMPLFTTYSAAAVAYRLADSEARAIVTTGFLRRKIPRDNSRPVVMVEGDEAFGPGADAVPFWSALHESAPLPDIARYADRDAFALIYTSEAEPKPLGVSLPVMALAGIEQYMRIGLDLRDDDIYWNMADPGWAYGAYYGLVGPLLLGRTTIFCDGPYDVRQGYRMLTKFGVTNLTCAPSQIRAWHSADPEGGPHKLALRILSVVGEPLPPELIGWANRVVSVPLLDQYGQRETGIFMMNRYDPGHADRTADSSLGRPLPGFRVVILDPQGREAPVGGAGEIAIDVESSPLFWFDAYANDPGRTAARFRHGRRYYLTGDWAFLDGDGNIHFRGRASDAIVMQQAD; this is encoded by the coding sequence ATGGCACGGCCCGATTCCGACACCGAAACCGCCCCCGCCGGTGCGTCCGGCGGCACGCAAAGCCTGGAGCGCGCGCTGGCCCTGCTGCGCGCCGTCGCCTCCCACGGGGCCGACGGCGCACGGCTGGCTGACCTGATGGGCGACACCGCCCTGTCCAAGGCGACGGCGCACCGGCTGCTGACCGCGCTGGCGCGGGAGCGCTTCATCGACCAGGACCCGCGCAGCCGCCGCTACCATCTGGGGCCTGAGCTTGATGCGCTGGGCCGCATCGCCGCCGCCCGCCACCGCCCCGAAGGTGCAAGCGACGTTCCGGCGCCCGGTCCGGCCACCGTTCAGCCGACCGCCTTCCTGCGCCCCGACTACCAGGGCGAGGCGATTCCACTGGCCGACCTGCTGTGCGACCGCCACGCCCGCGCCGACGGCGCCCGCGCCGCCCTGCTGCACGAGAGCGTCGCTGGCCAGACGACGGAGCTGAGCTTCGCCCGGCTGGCCCGCGATTCGGCGCGCTTCGCCGCGGTGCTGCGCGGCCTCGGCGTCGGGCGCGGCGACCGGGTGGCGGTGCTGCTGCCCAAGGGGGCGGAGCTGCTGATCGCCGCGCTGGCGATCTGGCGGCTCGGCGGGGTCTACATGCCGCTCTTCACCACCTACTCCGCCGCCGCGGTGGCCTACCGGCTGGCCGACAGCGAGGCGCGGGCGATCGTCACCACCGGTTTCCTGCGCCGCAAGATTCCGCGCGACAACAGCCGCCCGGTGGTGATGGTGGAGGGCGACGAGGCCTTCGGTCCCGGCGCCGACGCGGTGCCCTTCTGGTCGGCCCTTCACGAATCGGCCCCCTTGCCCGACATCGCCCGCTACGCCGACCGCGACGCCTTCGCGCTGATCTACACCTCGGAGGCGGAGCCGAAACCGCTCGGCGTCTCGCTGCCGGTCATGGCGCTGGCCGGGATCGAGCAGTACATGCGAATCGGCCTCGACCTGCGCGACGACGACATCTATTGGAACATGGCCGATCCCGGCTGGGCCTACGGCGCCTATTACGGGCTGGTCGGGCCGCTGCTGCTGGGGCGCACCACGATCTTCTGCGACGGTCCCTACGACGTGCGGCAAGGTTACCGCATGCTGACGAAGTTCGGCGTCACCAACCTGACCTGCGCGCCGTCCCAGATCCGCGCCTGGCACAGCGCCGACCCGGAGGGCGGCCCGCACAAGCTGGCGCTGCGCATCCTGTCGGTTGTCGGCGAACCGCTGCCACCGGAGCTGATCGGCTGGGCCAACCGGGTGGTCAGCGTTCCCCTGCTCGACCAGTACGGGCAGCGCGAGACCGGCATCTTCATGATGAACCGCTACGACCCCGGCCACGCCGACCGCACCGCCGATTCCTCACTGGGGCGGCCCCTGCCGGGCTTCCGCGTGGTCATCCTCGACCCGCAGGGCCGCGAGGCGCCGGTCGGCGGCGCGGGCGAGATCGCCATCGACGTGGAGTCCTCGCCGCTCTTCTGGTTCGACGCCTACGCCAACGATCCGGGACGCACCGCCGCCCGCTTCCGCCACGGCCGCCGCTATTACCTGACCGGCGACTGGGCGTTCCTGGACGGCGACGGCAACATCCATTTCCGCGGTCGGGCGTCCGACGCCATCGTCATGCAGCAGGCGGATTGA